The genome window tctgctgctgttggtgacTGCAAGCTGAGAACTCAAAGGGTtctgcagaaccagcagaaccgaAGACCTCAAACATGGGTCAAACCCACAGAATGAAAAGGTAAAAAACCTGCAGAACGGAACAACACAACCAGGGCAGAGATTATCCATGAGAAGCCACGTGCAAAGGTTGAGAAAGCAGCCAAATGGAACCAGTCCGGTCAAAGAACGCAAGCAACGACAACAGGCACAGCAGGAATGTGGACGGTCCgtgtgcagcgctgcaggaaCGACCCGTCAAATCAGAACCTCAGTCCACTACATATTAGGCGACAGAACCGTCTGAAAACAGCGGAATCGCTGGTATATTAATCACGTGAAGATGTCAGCAGCTCCAAACGCAAATGAGTGAATCTCAAATATTTCGTTTCGTTTTGGTCATTGAACGCCGCACCGGCACCGAGATGTCTTCACGGACGGACCACTGGGTCGGGCCGCCTGCAGACCTTTCAACGTTGTTGTGTTTTACACGGTCAGAAACCACATTGGTGTCGGTACCGGCCACCACCACGATGCTGGCGTCACCCAGAACCTCAATCCCAGCAGATGTGCCGTGTGTGAACTAACATCTGCTCTGGATGTTGGTTCTTCAACACCAGGAGGTTCTAACTCACCTGCCGGCCAGACGGAGCATCAGGCGTCAAAATGCAAACACCTCCGAGCTGAGATGGTCGAACGGTACCGGCTGGATGTCCGGAAGGACGTGTTCGGCCCAATCGCTCCGCGCTGAAGTCCCGGTGAACGGTGACAGGATACGGCGGGAGGCCGGAGCTAGACGAGGCGGCGGAGTCTCTGCGGCTCTTCCGCCCCCGGTGTCCGGCGTGCTACCGAACTACGGGGTTTCCGAAAGACGCTCCCCACCTGCACGGACTCACCTGGAACCTTGAGACGACCGAGGTCCCAAATCTAAAGGCCGGCGACTGCGCGAGCCGAGAACGAAGAACTGAGGCGGAGAGCTACTGCTGactcaccccccccacacacacacacgcacagctgaCAGTGACGTCACCAGCCTGCCATAAACATAACCCCTTCACTACCACACACAGCCGGAAGTGaagcacacagcaaacacacacagacctacaGAGGTTGTGGAGaaacgctgctgatgctgttttaTTGCTTTCCTAAAAACGTTGTTTTCTTTGCACTGTCttaatttcctgtttagttTTTGTTAGTTTTCAATGAAAGTCCGCCTGCTGCCCTGTATTACACTAACTGAGCTGTGCAGGGTTTGTCTCGTCTGCTTGAATCCAGACGTGCAGCACAGAACAGGGGACAACCTGTGCCgagtgtttctctgctgcagacatgagCTCTCTTTGGCAGCTCAGCGCATGCGCCGTCTCTCTGTGACCGCCAGGCGGCTCTGCTTCATCTCCTGTAGAACACAGTTCGGCTTCACCGGAGACTCTCACGTTTTAACTTTTCctacacacacgctacacaaacacaactgtccATGTAACATGACGGGCGACCTGCATTAGCAGTAAATTATGCAACTGATCGCAGCAAGCAGTGAATCACTAAAAGGTGCCACTGAAGCTGCCGCGTTGTATGAAGCACGACTATTAATATAAACCTAATATAAAGTTCAGTTTGTGGGTCCGAAGCTCAAACCTTTGACTCAGAAGAGATttgattttcatatttttaatgcGTAACTTAAACTTGCACCGCATCCTGCCTTTTCCTGCGCCACTCTCCTATCTGATGCGCAGAGACAAACGGGGCCGCGCGCAGCTCTCAGTCTGTACCTGGTGCTTTGTTGTGATCTGAAGTCAGTGTAACTCTGGGAACACGTCAGATTAACTGCAGCCTCAGAAGGTGAGAGCTCGTCACCCGCTGCAGGTGACGGTGGTTGACTCGGAACCAACGGACTGACTCTGGAAATACATGGAGCGAGTTTTCAATGAGCAAGTGGTCACAGCGGGTTTGGACCGTTCCGGACCGGGTCGAGGGCTCAGCCTGCGCGCGCTGACCGGCTGTGTCCTGTGCGCGCTCATCGTCTCCACGCTCCTGGGGAACACGCTGGTGTGCGCCGCCGTCATCAAGTTCCGCCACCTGCGCTCCAAAGTCACTAACGCGTTCGTCGTCTCGCTGGCGGTGTCAGACCTGTTCGTGGCGGTGCTGGTGATGCCCTGGAGGGCGGTGTCGGAGGTCGCCGGCATCTGGCTCTTCGGCCGCTTTTGTGACACCTGGATCGCCTTCGACATCATGTGCTCCACCGCGTCCATCCTCAACCTGTGCATCATCAGCATGGACCGCTACTGGGCCATCTCCAGCCCGTTCAGGTACGAGCGCAAGATGACGCGCAGGTTCGCTCTTCTGATGATCGGAGTCGCCtggactctctccatcctcATCTCCTTCATCCCTGTGCAGCTCAACTGGCACCGCGCGGAAAACTCCTCAGCAGACGCTCCAGAGGACTGCAACGCCAGCCTGAACCGGACCTACGCCATCTCCTCGTCCCTCATAAGCTTCTACATCCCCGTGGTGATCATGGTGGGGACGTACACGCGTATTTTCCGCATCGCCCAAACCCAGATCAGACGCATATCGTCTTTGGAGAGGGCGGCTGGTCCCCGTGCGCAAAAGCACCGGCACAGCGCGTCAGCGCACGACGAAAGCGCACTGAAAACCTCATTTAAGAGGGAAACGAAGGTTTTAAAGACTCTGTCCATCATCATgggagtgtttgtgttctgctggTTGCCGTTCTTCGTCCTGAACTGCGTGGTGCCTTTCTGCGACGTGGAACTTAAAGAGCCACCGTGCGTCAGCGACGCCACCTTCAGCATCTTCGTGTGGTTCGGCTGGGCCAACTCCTCCCTGAACCCCGTCATTTACGCATTCAACGCGGACTTCAGGAAGGCGTTCTCCACCATCCTGGGCTGTAATAAGTACTGCTCCACGGCCACGGTGGAGACGGTGGACTTCAGCAATGAGCTGGTGTCTTACCACCACGACACCACCATGCAGAAGGAGGCCTGCGCCTTGCCGGGCCCCGGGGCGCTGAGAGCTGagggagagctgcagcagaacttCGACAAAGTGTCTGTGATATCGGTTGAGTCGGCGAACCACAGGAACCTACTGCTTCCCGCCATGCTGCAGTATGAGTGTGAGGCAGAGATCTCTTTAGACATGATGCCCTTCAGCTCTTCCATAGACGGATACATTCCAGGCCAAACCCAGGAcatatgacctctgaccccatgCAGCTGTTTGCCCGTTCTGGCCAAAGGGCTGCACAGCGTTTTATGTCCTGAGCTGTAAgacagctttttgtttgtgagGAACCCACTTGTTGTGGAACTGCATCACCAGCTCGACACACGTGGGTCCTGATTCCCGCCGCCTCTCGCTGCTTtaagctgtggctgcagaagaGCAAAGGTTTCTGAGGCCTCTCTCCACTTTCATCTCCTCAGAAGAAGGCCTCCATTGTTTCAGTCGCTCTGTGAAATGGGAGCTGCGTCTCACACTCAGCCGACAACAGAGACACATCTGAACATTGCACATTTCCCTTTGCTTTATGAGagctgtttgtgtattttctaTGTCATGAACCTTCATGCTGGAcctttctttatttgttttattatttattgtttgataCAACACTATTATAAAAATGATTCTTTGCTGTAGAGTTTACATTGATCAGATCAAAGTAGCTTTATTTGTACAAAACCTCTGGAAACAGCAAATCAGTCACAGAATTCTGCATAAGGACAATCTGAGGTTTGACGGAACATAAACGCTGACTGTTTGTCTCTCAGTCCATTTGTGGGGCTGAACCTGACAAACCAGTCTCCTTTATGGCTCGTTAACTGGGCAGTCAGAGTAAAGTTACAGACACACGACTGGAAAGGCTGATCCCAGTGACTAAACAGTAcagttctggttctgaaccCACAATGGGTTGCTCCTTGAACAGGTCTCATCCTCAGTTTAAATGAGACCGAGGCTCAGAGTGATCATCAGCTGCACAGGCCTGTGGGCAGAGAGGCGTTCACTGACACTCGGCAACAACAAGGACTGAGATGGCACATCAAGCAGTAAACGTGAAGACGTGAAGAGGCTCCATCTCCCCCGGCTCTGCTTCAGCTTTATCGCTTCGCTGATTACTGGAGTGGAaggtgaaaagctgcagctcatcagaCGCCAGCCCTGAGGAGCAGCACTTCAAGTTTAATGGCTGTGACCGGGTCAGAATCAGTCCTGGTTCTGGAGGGTGGGGCCATCGTGTGCCAGCAGCCGTGCAGGGTTGTGTCAGTGAAGACTGCTGGAACCCAGACTTCTGCAGACTTTGGTTTTGTGCCTCAACactacccagcaggcatttcattGTTGAGACAACGTTGAGGCAGCAACGTTGGTTTGGGGAGCAGCAGGTCtcaggttcaaacccccaccagagcaccaagtctTGAGTTAGACACTTTGCACCAGCTCCCCGggcgccttgcatggcagcccactgctccccaagGGGATGGGTTCAATGCAAAAGACcaattttgtttttacattgtatgtgataatggcCAATAAAGactttctccttctttttctttttccttattataattatggttgaataaccactggattatatttagattttgaaaggtgaatcaacgttgatggggAAACGttatttcaatgttgcattatgATTGAGCGTCAACATTACATTTACGCTGATTCACAGTATGGTCAATTATCAACGTTACGTTTACATTGATTTATATTTTTCAACCTTGCATTTATGTTGACTTACTACAACTGACATGAAAGTCAGTGGTAGTAAGTCAGAATACATGCATCTAAACCAGGGGGGTCAAGGTAAAACAGTGAGGCTACAGGGGCTGAGatggagaaggtgcaggagtttaacagttcagtgtgatggagagtgtggaaaagaggtgaagaggcaggagggttggagcaggtggaggaaagtgtcaggggtgttgtgtgacagaagagtgtcagcaagactcaaaggaaagacagtggtgagagcagctctgctctgtgggttagagacagtgaggaagaggtggagcaacagagatgaagatgctgaggttctccttaAAGTGACGAGgctggacagaatcaggaaccagctcatcagaggacggctcacgctgcctgtgttagtaacaaagtcagagaggacagactgagatggtttggacgtgtgcagaggacagagagtGAATACATTGGTAGAACGATGttagagatggagctgccagacGAGAGGGCGGCCAGGGAGGAGATACATGGATGTGCTGatatgaggttggctggtgtgagtgtagaagatgcccaAGATGGAATGAGGTGGAAAAGAATGATTCGGTGTGGAGACCCCCGAATGAAAAgaagacacaataaatatgcaaaaaaacaacaacatttaagTCAGTTAAATATACCATCACTAACATTAGAACGCACACCATCATCAAAATTGACTTTGAAACTGACAATAAGTAAACATGAATCAAACTAATTTGACGTACTAATCCCACATGTGAAACAAGTTACCGTGATTACAAACGTGGAAATCACGTGacaacacaaatgcacaaacaggGCAAACACTGGACGAAACAGCGCCACCTGGCGGCTGGAGgacaaagtggaacagaaacacttctgtttgttccaccaccacccaaccactctgtgtatatgtgttcattgtctaaggacaaaaatcaaaacacacatttagataGTTTTCATAAATCCTGCATATTTGAACTGCTGTAAGAAAATTCTGTTAAGGACGCTTAAGTTAACACATAACCACGGACTGGCAGTCtactaatttgtttaaataattttgACTTACCTTTAAAAAATTGCTAaagtaaaaatatttataaataaataataaataataatgtcagttgtttttgtgtttccaagagccacagtcctgctatatattatatattatattaatatattataatttaaaaaaaatgttttttgcctttttacaaccattagcattaaacattgttttaaggttttatcaccaaaacaactgacattatttccatGGTATCTCATTGATTTATAAGCCTTTTGTCAACCTCTTTACGACTGTtagtattattgttgttttaagtTTTATCTTGAAAACAACATATGTCAACGTTGATTTGTAGGTAGTTTTTAGGcatttttacaaccattagcattaaccGTTGCTCAACGTGCCTGCTGGGTAATGGACCACAGACTCAGAGGAGAGACGCTGATTACTGAGGCTCTTCAGTGTCTGCTCTAATCAGCAGCTCTGGGGACGAGAGGCCACTCTGTGCGTCTTCAGTCTCATCAGGCTCAGGACTCCGTAGGAGGCAGCGCTGACCTGAAGCCTCGGCCTCCGTCCTACGATGGGAAGGCGCAAAATCGCAGCCTTTAACCTCTAATGCTGTGATAGAGTTCCTCTTTCTCTGTGCAACATCAGGGTCTGTGTAAAGTCTACAGTGGAAGTACTGGAGCACTAGTAAAGTCAACCAGCcagtgccccctggtggccggtccctgacctgtgtttgtttgtgtcacaaACACAGTTCAAGTGAATTTAAGAAGAGTTAGACTCACTGTCACCACGTGATCAGTTTTAACTAAATGCTGCACATTCAGTCCATTCTTAGTGGTTCTAGTGGGCCTAGAACGGTGTCAGCGACGTGTTGTTGACCCTTGGCCCTATTGAACACCTCAGCAGCTGTAGCTATGCTCCCCTTTAATTGGTGATCGGCCTGatagaagctgctgctggctccTGTTGCCATCTGGTTGTTCTGTGACCTCTGAACCAAACTGATCCTAAAACGCCATCTGTCTCGTCATAAACCTTTTAGAACTAGACAACATCACAATGTGAGATTCAGTTAAACAACAAGTGTGCTTTATTGAACTATATCCACACGTCTTCCTTCATTGTTGCTGTAGTTCAGAAGGTGTCCACTAGATGGAGCTCATgattgacacacacactgaggctgcagtaaacacacatctgcaccaCTGTCCAGGAAGCTGCTCACATGGCGTCGCTGCTTCCGTCGGTCCTCAGGGATTTCAGCTCCTGCTGCGTGCTCTGGCTTCCTGACGACGACTGGCCGTTGTCCTCGGCGTCGGAGGCACGGCCGCGGCCGCAGCGCAGGGCGCCGGGCAGCGAGCTGCACAGGGCCTTCCTGAacatggagctggagaagacGTAGACGATGGGGTCCAGAGCTGAGTTCAGGAAGTTCAGGCCCAGGGACACAATGGTGAGCTGGGTGAAGGTGTAGAAGGCGGAGCAGTCCCACGGGCGGTAGGAGCGGATCAGCCACACGCCCACGGTGGTGACGGTGGTgggcaggaagcagagcaggaagacGCAGACGATGGCCACGCACACCTGCATGGCCCTGCGCACCTTGTCTGCCTTGCCCATCTGCCGCTCCTTCAGGAAGCTGGAGATGCGGATGCAGCAAAAGAGCAGCATGGCCATGGGGATGAGGAACTCCAGCACCGTGAGGATGCGGTGCATGCCCACCAGGAGCACGATGGCCCGCGACGCCTCCTTGTAGGACGTGAAGAAGAAGCACTgggtgctgttgctgctgcccttGATGTGGCTGTAGGCCAGCATGGGAACGCGGGGGCTCatcaccagcagccacaccagcagGGACACGCACGCCGCCTGGAGCAGGCTCATCCGGTTGAGGCGATGGTGAGGGTGGACCACCTGGAGGAGGACTTAGTTCAGCACCAGACTGATATATGACCATTCACGGCCGTGAGTTACTGGCTGCTTACAAAGCTTTGGACCCGTTCCTCACCTTGAAGTAGCGATAAACCGCCACCACCGTCATGAGTCCGATGCTGGCGGAGCGGTTGGAAAACATGAGGAAGAGGTTGAGGCGACACAGGCCGTCTCCAAAGACCCAGTGACCCCGCAGCAGCGCGTCGATCCTCAGGGGCAGACTCAGCAGGACCAGGAAGTCGGCGATGACCAGGTTGAAGAGGAACAGGTTGTTGGGGTTCCAGGCCTTCAGCCTGAAGCAGAAGATCCACAGGGCCACCAGGTTCCCCAGTAATCCCAGCGTGATGTCCACCATGAGGACGGGGGGCAGGATCACGCCCTCCAGCTGGATGCCCACCGGTGGGcagtcccctgcggtgggggtgggggtggagctggCGTTCTCCCCAGGCAGCATGTTACTGAGGCACATCAGTGATTTACAGTAGCAGCGACTCAGGCTGACGTCACCACGGAAAGTGTTGAGATTCAGGAAATTTTCCACTTCCCCTTTTTCTACCTTCTctttttgtgctgcagtggAAAGAACAGAGGTCACGTTTAGCTCCTCGTCAGAATCCACCTGTCAGatcgatcccccgcctcggcatcaggtgtgtccctgagcaagacacttcgcgcgaactccccgagcgccgctcatgtggcagctcactgctcccccaagggggatgggtcaaatgcagagaataaatttccccactgtgggactattaagggttaatttctttctttctttctaaaaCACTCAAACTGAGAAGGCACAGCAACGAGTCTGGCCTGGTTCTAGATAGTGTCTATGTGTCCTTGTCTCCTTGTTTCCTAGCTCCCTCACCTCTACCTAGTCCACAGTCTCTCTGCTTGGGTTCGTTCATTCAGGTTCTTTCTACTTAGTCAAgtgttctctgtctcttttctcGTAGTCACAAATAATCTAACCCACAAAGACAAGAACTGACCTGTGGTGTGAGCGgagcagggtgaggatgaggatgaggatgaaggtgTGGTCGGCTGCTCCGGTATTTATGGGTGTTGGAGGATAACCCCCGACCCGCCGTTTAACGTAACAACTCTTGCCACACCATCGGCCACGTTGTCACGTGACCAAAGCCAGCAGGcttctccagcagagccacAGCTGCTCGGGCTCGtcagcatcacttcctgtgCCGCGGCTCCACgcgtctgctgctctgaggaaGTGTGGAAAACGCGGAGCTGCCTCCGTTTGGCAACAGTTGCCGATGATGATGACTCCGTCGTGATGAAGAGCCTCGGCTCCGAGGGGAAACCTGCTGAGGGCAGCGAGTGCATGTTTGGATGACGTTCACACATTTGTCTCTGGAGGAGCTGACCTGCTTCTGACCCTGACCCGGTCCGAACAGCTCTCACCCTCTAACGTCGCCTCCGTCCAGAAACACTGCTGCTGAATCCTGTGCGATGCTGGAGGTGAGTCTGTTTCTCAGCGTTTGTGAGACGAGCTTTAGGACGTTTAAGCTCCTTCCAGTGTTTTTAAGTGTGCGGCTCTAATCTTCTGctttagcgtgtgtgtgtgtgtgtgtgtgtgtgtgtgtgtgtgtgtgtgtgtgtgtgtgtgtgtgtgtgcgtgcatgcgtgtctgtctgtctgtctgtctgcgtatgtgtttgcgcgtgtgtgtgtctgtgtgtctgcttgtgtgcgtgcgtgtgtgtgtgtgtgtgtgtgtctgcgtgtgtctgcgtctgcgtgcgtgtgt of Betta splendens chromosome 19, fBetSpl5.4, whole genome shotgun sequence contains these proteins:
- the LOC114845899 gene encoding D(5)-like dopamine receptor yields the protein MERVFNEQVVTAGLDRSGPGRGLSLRALTGCVLCALIVSTLLGNTLVCAAVIKFRHLRSKVTNAFVVSLAVSDLFVAVLVMPWRAVSEVAGIWLFGRFCDTWIAFDIMCSTASILNLCIISMDRYWAISSPFRYERKMTRRFALLMIGVAWTLSILISFIPVQLNWHRAENSSADAPEDCNASLNRTYAISSSLISFYIPVVIMVGTYTRIFRIAQTQIRRISSLERAAGPRAQKHRHSASAHDESALKTSFKRETKVLKTLSIIMGVFVFCWLPFFVLNCVVPFCDVELKEPPCVSDATFSIFVWFGWANSSLNPVIYAFNADFRKAFSTILGCNKYCSTATVETVDFSNELVSYHHDTTMQKEACALPGPGALRAEGELQQNFDKVSVISVESANHRNLLLPAMLQYECEAEISLDMMPFSSSIDGYIPGQTQDI
- the LOC114846000 gene encoding hydroxycarboxylic acid receptor 3-like, coding for MCLSNMLPGENASSTPTPTAGDCPPVGIQLEGVILPPVLMVDITLGLLGNLVALWIFCFRLKAWNPNNLFLFNLVIADFLVLLSLPLRIDALLRGHWVFGDGLCRLNLFLMFSNRSASIGLMTVVAVYRYFKVVHPHHRLNRMSLLQAACVSLLVWLLVMSPRVPMLAYSHIKGSSNSTQCFFFTSYKEASRAIVLLVGMHRILTVLEFLIPMAMLLFCCIRISSFLKERQMGKADKVRRAMQVCVAIVCVFLLCFLPTTVTTVGVWLIRSYRPWDCSAFYTFTQLTIVSLGLNFLNSALDPIVYVFSSSMFRKALCSSLPGALRCGRGRASDAEDNGQSSSGSQSTQQELKSLRTDGSSDAM